Proteins from a genomic interval of Pseudomonas versuta:
- a CDS encoding SDR family oxidoreductase: MSRTQLFDLDGKIAFVSGASRGIGEAIAKLLAQQGAHVIVSSRRLESCQPVADAIIAEGGKATAIACHIGEMEQITRTFTRIREEFGRIDILVNNAATNPQFSNVLDTDLSAFQKTVDVNIRGYFFMSVEAGKLMRDHGGGSIINVASINGVSPGVFQGVYSMTKAAVINMTKVFAKECAQYGIRCNALLPGLTDTKFASALVSNDAILKTALQQIPLKRVAQPGEMAGAVLYLASDASSYTTGVSLNVDGGYLS, translated from the coding sequence ATGTCCAGGACTCAACTGTTCGACCTTGATGGCAAAATTGCATTTGTTTCCGGAGCCAGTCGCGGCATCGGTGAGGCCATCGCCAAACTGCTGGCCCAACAGGGCGCCCATGTGATTGTTTCCAGCCGCAGGCTCGAAAGCTGCCAGCCGGTGGCTGATGCGATCATCGCCGAGGGCGGCAAAGCCACGGCCATCGCCTGCCATATCGGCGAAATGGAACAGATCACCCGCACCTTTACCCGGATCCGCGAAGAATTTGGCCGCATCGATATTCTGGTCAACAACGCGGCGACCAATCCGCAATTCTCCAACGTCCTGGACACAGACCTGAGTGCGTTCCAGAAAACCGTGGACGTCAACATTCGCGGTTATTTCTTTATGTCGGTTGAGGCCGGCAAGCTGATGCGCGACCACGGCGGCGGCAGCATCATCAACGTAGCCTCCATCAATGGCGTATCGCCGGGCGTGTTCCAGGGGGTCTACTCAATGACCAAAGCCGCAGTCATCAACATGACCAAGGTGTTTGCCAAGGAGTGCGCGCAGTACGGGATTCGCTGTAACGCCCTGCTCCCGGGCCTGACCGACACCAAATTTGCCTCGGCCCTGGTCAGCAATGACGCCATCCTCAAGACCGCACTGCAACAAATCCCGCTCAAACGCGTGGCACAACCCGGCGAAATGGCCGGTGCAGTGCTGTATCTGGCCAGCGACGCCTCGAGTTACACCACCGGCGTGTCGCTGAACGTAGACGGCGGCTACCTCTCATAA
- a CDS encoding phosphotransferase family protein codes for MALTDSSTGIRPGEELDISRIDPYLKAHVPGLVGLPVVSQFPGGASNLTYLIQYPDQELVLRRPPFGQKARSAHDMGREYRILNQLKDAFAYCPKAFAYCTDQTLIGSEFYVMERVRGIILRCDLPDELALTADATQTLCKSFIDTLVQLHQVDYNACGLGNLGKPEGYVQRQISGWSERYEKALTPDAPRWEAVKQWLQAKMPADHPTPAIVHNDYRFDNVILDPANPMQIIGVLDWELTTLGDPLMDLGNTLAYWIEAGDPAPVQLMRRQPSNAPGMLTRREFVDYYAERTGIQIDNYDFYYAYGLFRLAGIVQQIYYRYYQGQTRDKRFASFVQMNALLEQMSLNLIHSSSL; via the coding sequence ATGGCGCTAACTGACTCCTCCACCGGCATCCGCCCGGGTGAAGAACTCGACATCAGCCGCATCGACCCCTACCTCAAGGCCCATGTCCCGGGGCTTGTGGGGCTACCCGTGGTCAGCCAGTTTCCGGGGGGCGCGTCCAACCTCACTTACTTGATTCAATACCCCGATCAGGAGCTGGTACTGCGTCGCCCGCCCTTTGGCCAAAAAGCCAGATCGGCCCACGACATGGGCCGCGAATACCGCATTCTCAACCAGCTCAAGGATGCCTTCGCTTACTGCCCCAAAGCCTTTGCCTACTGCACGGACCAAACCCTGATCGGCTCCGAGTTCTACGTCATGGAGCGGGTCCGGGGCATCATCCTGCGCTGCGACCTGCCCGATGAACTGGCGCTGACTGCCGACGCCACCCAGACCCTGTGCAAGAGCTTCATCGACACCCTGGTGCAATTGCACCAGGTCGACTACAACGCATGCGGGCTGGGCAACCTGGGCAAACCTGAAGGCTATGTACAGCGCCAGATCAGCGGCTGGAGCGAGCGTTATGAAAAAGCCCTGACCCCGGATGCCCCGCGCTGGGAAGCCGTCAAGCAGTGGCTGCAGGCCAAAATGCCGGCAGATCACCCAACCCCGGCCATCGTTCATAACGACTACCGCTTCGACAACGTGATCCTCGACCCCGCCAACCCGATGCAAATCATCGGCGTGCTGGACTGGGAGCTGACGACCCTGGGCGACCCGCTGATGGATCTGGGCAACACCCTCGCCTACTGGATTGAAGCCGGCGACCCGGCACCGGTTCAACTGATGCGGCGCCAGCCCAGCAACGCCCCGGGCATGTTGACCCGCCGCGAATTCGTCGATTACTACGCCGAGCGCACCGGTATTCAGATAGACAACTACGATTTTTACTACGCCTACGGACTGTTCCGTCTGGCAGGTATCGTTCAGCAAATCTATTACCGCTATTACCAAGGCCAGACCCGGGACAAGCGCTTCGCGTCCTTTGTGCAGATGAATGCGCTGCTTGAGCAAATGAGCCTCAACCTCATCCACTCATCCAGCCTCTAA
- a CDS encoding SCP2 sterol-binding domain-containing protein: MTSVADAVQAMKAKFNPAAAAGLDLVFGFRIDDTKNFSLIVKDSTCELKEGENPDAQVTLVMDGETLDGIVSGETDGMQAFMGGKLRAEGDMMLAMKLSELFPS; the protein is encoded by the coding sequence ATGACTTCTGTAGCTGATGCCGTTCAAGCAATGAAAGCCAAATTCAACCCAGCCGCTGCTGCCGGTCTGGACCTGGTATTCGGTTTTCGCATTGATGACACCAAAAACTTCTCGCTGATCGTTAAAGACAGCACTTGCGAACTCAAGGAAGGCGAGAACCCGGACGCCCAAGTCACACTGGTCATGGACGGTGAAACCCTGGACGGCATCGTCAGCGGCGAAACCGATGGCATGCAAGCCTTCATGGGCGGCAAACTGCGCGCTGAAGGCGACATGATGCTGGCCATGAAGCTGAGCGAACTGTTCCCTTCGTAA
- a CDS encoding histidine phosphatase family protein — MGSIYLIRHGQASFGADDYDRLSPLGVRQAQVVGQHLVDLDLRFDRCISGDLLRQQDTARHALAQFTAAGLPVPAHEIDPAFNEFDAFAVLGALLPGLLPDEPDAITAMNNAAHNPAEFQRIFELIIARWLSGTYDTPELETWLGFVERVQAGLNRILDLARNQQTIAVFTSGGTITALLHILTQIPASDAFKLTWQIANTSLSQLKFHGREVVLASFNSHVHLQLLKTPSLITYR; from the coding sequence GTGGGCAGCATCTATTTGATAAGACATGGCCAGGCCTCCTTCGGTGCTGATGACTACGACAGGCTGTCGCCCCTGGGCGTGCGCCAGGCACAAGTCGTAGGCCAGCATCTGGTTGACCTGGACCTGCGCTTTGATCGCTGCATCTCGGGCGATCTGCTGCGCCAGCAAGACACCGCGCGTCATGCACTGGCACAGTTCACGGCTGCCGGACTGCCCGTTCCCGCCCATGAGATTGACCCGGCATTCAACGAATTTGACGCTTTCGCGGTGCTTGGCGCCCTGCTTCCTGGCCTGTTGCCAGATGAACCTGACGCCATAACGGCCATGAACAATGCCGCCCACAACCCGGCAGAGTTCCAGCGCATTTTTGAACTGATCATCGCGCGCTGGCTCAGCGGCACCTATGACACCCCCGAACTTGAAACCTGGCTGGGCTTTGTAGAACGGGTTCAGGCAGGCCTGAACCGGATTCTCGACCTGGCCCGCAACCAGCAGACCATCGCCGTGTTCACCTCAGGTGGCACCATCACTGCTTTGCTGCACATACTGACGCAAATTCCGGCCAGCGATGCCTTCAAGCTGACCTGGCAAATTGCTAACACCTCGCTCAGCCAGCTCAAGTTCCATGGCCGCGAGGTCGTACTGGCTTCCTTCAACAGTCATGTGCACCTGCAACTGTTGAAGACGCCGTCACTCATCACCTATCGTTGA
- the sohB gene encoding protease SohB codes for MEFFADYASFLAKTVTLVIAIVVVLVTIAALRGKGRRRSAGQLQVSKMNEFYKGLRDKLEQSLLPKDQLKSLRKQQAKTDKKLKKQPEEKPRVFVLDFDGDIKASATESLRHEITALLTLATPADEVVLRLESGGGMVHSYGLASSQLARIRQAGIPLTICIDKVAASGGYMMACIGQKIISAPFAILGSIGVVAQLPNVNRLLKKHDIDYEVLTAGEYKRTLTVFGENTEKGREKFQQDLDITHQLFKNFVAKYRPQLAIDEVATGEVWLGVAAVDKLLVDELKTSDEYLSERARDAHLYHLHYAQRKSLQERVGLAASSSAERVVDSLWSRLTQQRFW; via the coding sequence GTGGAATTTTTTGCCGATTACGCCAGTTTTCTGGCCAAGACCGTGACGCTGGTGATTGCCATTGTGGTGGTGCTGGTGACGATTGCGGCATTGCGTGGCAAAGGTCGCCGTCGCTCTGCAGGGCAGTTGCAGGTCAGCAAGATGAACGAGTTTTATAAAGGCCTGCGCGACAAGCTGGAGCAGTCGTTGCTGCCCAAGGATCAACTCAAGTCACTGCGTAAACAGCAGGCTAAAACCGACAAGAAGTTGAAAAAACAACCGGAAGAAAAACCGCGTGTATTTGTGCTGGATTTCGACGGTGATATCAAGGCTTCGGCCACTGAAAGCCTGCGTCACGAAATCACGGCCTTGCTGACCTTGGCCACCCCGGCCGATGAGGTGGTGCTGCGTCTGGAAAGTGGCGGCGGCATGGTGCACAGCTATGGCCTGGCGTCGTCGCAACTGGCGCGTATCCGTCAGGCGGGGATTCCGCTGACCATCTGTATCGATAAGGTCGCGGCAAGCGGCGGCTACATGATGGCGTGTATCGGTCAGAAGATTATCAGCGCACCCTTTGCGATTCTGGGTTCGATCGGGGTTGTGGCGCAGTTGCCCAACGTCAATCGCCTGCTGAAAAAGCACGACATCGATTACGAAGTGCTGACCGCCGGTGAGTACAAGCGCACCCTGACGGTGTTCGGCGAAAACACGGAAAAAGGCCGGGAGAAGTTCCAGCAGGATCTGGACATCACCCATCAGTTGTTCAAGAACTTTGTCGCCAAGTACCGTCCGCAACTGGCGATCGATGAAGTGGCCACCGGCGAGGTCTGGCTGGGGGTTGCAGCGGTCGACAAGCTACTGGTGGATGAGCTGAAAACCAGTGACGAGTATTTGTCGGAGCGTGCCCGGGACGCTCATCTTTACCACTTGCACTATGCACAGCGTAAAAGCTTGCAGGAGCGCGTTGGCCTGGCAGCCAGCAGTTCGGCAGAGCGGGTGGTTGACTCTTTGTGGAGCCGTTTGACTCAGCAGCGGTTCTGGTAA
- a CDS encoding DUF934 domain-containing protein, whose translation MQRIIKNNEVIDETWHLLPKDVSFDDISNCDDLIVPLALWREHGPALKARDGGLGVWLDSDEEAEELGEDVANFQVIALNFPAFTDGRSYSNARLLRDRYGYKGELRAIGDVLRDQLFYLHRCGFDAFAIRADKDPYEALQGLKDFSVTYQSSTDEPMPLFRRR comes from the coding sequence ATGCAGCGAATAATTAAAAACAACGAAGTGATCGACGAAACCTGGCACTTGCTGCCAAAGGACGTCAGCTTTGATGACATCTCCAACTGCGACGACCTGATCGTGCCGCTGGCGCTGTGGCGCGAACATGGCCCGGCACTCAAGGCCCGTGATGGCGGCCTCGGTGTATGGCTGGACAGCGATGAAGAAGCCGAAGAACTGGGCGAGGACGTGGCTAACTTTCAGGTCATTGCCCTGAACTTCCCCGCCTTCACCGATGGCCGCAGCTACTCCAACGCCCGCTTGCTGCGTGACCGTTATGGTTACAAAGGCGAATTGCGGGCGATTGGCGATGTCCTGCGCGACCAGCTGTTCTACCTGCACCGCTGCGGCTTCGATGCGTTTGCCATTCGTGCCGACAAAGACCCGTATGAAGCACTGCAAGGCCTGAAAGATTTTTCGGTGACCTACCAGTCTTCCACCGATGAACCGATGCCGCTGTTCCGTCGTCGTTGA
- a CDS encoding nitrite/sulfite reductase: MYVYDEYDQRIIEDRVKQFRDQTRRYLAGELSEEEFRPLRLQNGLYVQRFAPMLRVAVPYGQLTSRQARMMAKIARDYDKGYAHISTRQNVQFNWPALEDVPDILEELATVQMHAIQTSGNCLRNVTTDQFAGVAADELIDSRPWCEIVRQWTTFHPEFAYLPRKFKIAINGSASDRAAIEVHDIGLEPVFNDAGELGFRVLVGGGLGRTPVIGAFINEFLPWQDLLSYLEAILRVYNRYGRRDNKYKARIKILVKALTPQVFAERVEAEMVHLRGGSNTLTEAEVQRIAKHFVDPDYTVLPDFSAELAELDQQHPGFARWRSRNTLAHKKPGYVAVTLSLKPTGVAPGDVTDKQWDGIADMADRYSFGQLRTSHEQNIILADVEQNQLFTMWGELREQGFATPNIGLLTDMICCPGGDFCSLANAKSIPIAESIQRRFDNLDYLFDIGELDLNISGCMNACGHHHVGHIGILGVDKKGAEFYQVSLGGSASRDASLGKILGPSFAQDAMPDVIEKLIDVYVERRTEDERFIDTYQRIGIDPFKERVYAANN; this comes from the coding sequence ATGTACGTATATGACGAGTACGATCAGCGGATCATCGAGGACCGCGTCAAGCAGTTCCGGGATCAGACCCGACGCTATCTGGCAGGTGAGCTGAGCGAAGAAGAGTTCCGCCCCCTGCGCCTGCAAAATGGCCTTTATGTTCAACGTTTTGCCCCGATGCTGCGGGTTGCCGTGCCTTATGGCCAGTTGACCTCGCGTCAAGCGCGAATGATGGCCAAAATTGCCCGCGACTATGACAAGGGCTACGCCCACATCAGTACCCGCCAGAACGTGCAATTCAACTGGCCGGCGCTGGAAGACGTGCCGGACATCCTGGAAGAACTGGCGACTGTGCAAATGCACGCCATTCAAACCAGCGGCAACTGCCTGCGTAACGTCACCACCGACCAGTTTGCCGGTGTGGCTGCCGATGAACTGATCGATTCGCGCCCATGGTGCGAGATTGTTCGTCAGTGGACCACGTTCCACCCTGAATTCGCCTATTTGCCGCGTAAATTCAAAATCGCCATCAATGGCTCTGCCTCTGACCGTGCCGCCATTGAAGTGCACGATATCGGCCTTGAGCCGGTATTCAACGACGCCGGCGAACTGGGCTTCCGCGTACTCGTGGGCGGCGGTCTTGGCCGTACTCCGGTGATCGGCGCATTCATCAACGAATTCCTGCCGTGGCAAGACTTGCTGAGCTACCTCGAAGCCATCCTGCGGGTTTACAACCGCTACGGCCGTCGTGACAACAAGTACAAGGCCCGGATCAAGATCCTGGTAAAAGCCCTGACCCCGCAAGTGTTCGCCGAGCGCGTTGAAGCCGAGATGGTTCACCTGCGCGGTGGTTCGAACACCCTGACCGAGGCTGAAGTCCAGCGCATCGCCAAGCACTTCGTCGACCCTGACTACACAGTACTGCCCGACTTCAGCGCTGAACTGGCTGAACTCGACCAGCAGCACCCGGGTTTCGCCCGCTGGCGCAGCCGCAACACCCTGGCCCACAAAAAGCCGGGCTATGTCGCCGTTACCCTGTCGCTCAAACCTACGGGTGTAGCGCCGGGTGACGTGACAGACAAACAGTGGGACGGCATCGCAGACATGGCCGATCGCTACAGCTTCGGTCAACTGCGCACCTCCCACGAACAGAACATCATCCTGGCCGACGTCGAACAAAACCAGTTGTTCACCATGTGGGGCGAGTTGCGCGAGCAAGGCTTCGCCACGCCGAACATCGGCCTGCTGACCGACATGATTTGCTGCCCTGGCGGTGATTTCTGCTCGCTGGCCAATGCCAAGTCGATCCCGATTGCCGAATCGATCCAGCGTCGCTTTGACAACCTGGATTACCTGTTCGACATCGGCGAACTGGACCTCAACATCTCCGGCTGCATGAACGCCTGTGGTCACCACCACGTCGGTCACATCGGGATTCTGGGCGTAGACAAAAAAGGCGCCGAGTTCTACCAGGTCTCTCTGGGTGGTAGCGCCAGCCGTGATGCCAGCCTGGGCAAAATTCTCGGCCCCTCGTTCGCCCAGGACGCCATGCCGGACGTGATCGAAAAGCTGATCGATGTGTACGTTGAAAGACGTACCGAAGATGAGCGCTTCATCGACACCTACCAACGTATCGGCATCGACCCTTTCAAGGAGCGCGTCTATGCAGCGAATAATTAA
- a CDS encoding DUF2970 domain-containing protein, with amino-acid sequence MDDPANKPPTFWQVLHSVMAAAFGVQSAKNRSRDFTHGKPGQFLTLGLLFTLCFALALFGIVKLVLYLAGV; translated from the coding sequence ATGGACGATCCAGCCAACAAGCCACCTACCTTCTGGCAAGTGCTGCACAGCGTGATGGCTGCAGCTTTTGGCGTGCAAAGCGCGAAAAACCGCTCCCGTGATTTCACCCACGGCAAGCCCGGTCAGTTTCTGACACTGGGCTTGTTGTTTACCCTGTGCTTCGCGCTCGCCCTGTTCGGGATCGTCAAGCTGGTGCTGTATCTGGCAGGGGTTTGA
- the metH gene encoding methionine synthase, with translation MSDRSARLQALQQALKERILILDGGMGTMIQSYRLEEHDYRGTRFADWPSDVKGNNDLLILSRPDVIGAIEKAYLDAGADILETNTFNATQVSQADYGMQALAYELNVEGARLARKVADAKTLETPDKPRFVAGVLGPTSRTCSLSPDVNNPGYRNVTFDELVENYTEATKGLIEGGADLILIETIFDTLNAKAAIFAVQGVFETLGVELPIMISGTITDASGRTLSGQTTEAFWNSISHAKPISVGLNCALGARELRPYLEELSNKADTYVSAHPNAGLPNEFGEYDELPAETAKVIEEFAQSGFLNIVGGCCGTTPGHIEAIAKAVAGYAPRQIPDIPKACRLSGLEPFTIDRSSLFVNVGERTNITGSARFARLIREDNYTEALEVALQQVEAGAQIIDINMDEGMLDSKKAMVTFLNLIAGEPDISRVPIMIDSSKWEVIEAGLKCIQGKGIVNSISMKEGVEQFIHHAKLCKRYGAAVVVMAFDEAGQADTEARKKEICKRSYDILVNEVGFPPQDIIFDPNIFAVATGIEEHNNYAVDFINACAYIRDELPYALTSGGVSNVSFSFRGNNPVREAIHSVFLLHAIRNGLTMGIVNAGQLEIYDQIPAELRDAVEDVVLNRTPDGTDNLLAIADKYKGDGSVKEAETEEWRGWEVNKRLEHALVKGITTHIVEDTEESRQSFKRPIEVIEGPLMSGMNIVGDLFGAGKMFLPQVVKSARVMKQAVAHLIPFIELEKGDKPEAKGKILMATVKGDVHDIGKNIVGVVLGCNGYDIVDLGVMVPAEKILQVAKEQKCDIIGLSGLITPSLDEMVHVAREMQRQDFHLPLMIGGATTSKAHTAVKIEPKYQNDAVIYVTDASRAVGVATQLLSKELKPGFVEKTRLEYIEVRERTANRSARTERLSYPAAIAKKPQFDWSTYEPVKPTFTGAKVLDNIDLKVLAEYIDWTPFFISWDLAGKFPRILTDEVVGEAATALYADAQEMLAKLIDEKLISARAVFGFWPANQVNDDDLELYGDDGQPLAKLHHLRQQIIKTDGKPNFSLADFVAPKDSGVTDYVGGFITTAGIGAEEVAKAYQEAGDDYNSIMVKALADRLAEACAEWLHQQVRTKYWGYAKDEQLANDELIKEQYSGIRPAPGYPACPDHTEKGTLFALLDPEAQEMRAGQSGVFLTEHYAMFPAAAVSGWYFAHPQAQYFAVGKVDKDQIESYTARKGQDLSVTERWLAPNLGYDN, from the coding sequence ATGTCTGACCGCAGCGCTCGTCTCCAAGCACTTCAGCAAGCCCTCAAAGAGCGCATTCTGATTCTCGATGGCGGCATGGGCACTATGATCCAAAGCTACCGCCTAGAGGAACACGACTATCGTGGAACACGCTTCGCCGACTGGCCGAGTGACGTCAAAGGCAATAACGACCTTTTGATCCTCAGCCGCCCGGATGTAATCGGGGCCATTGAGAAGGCGTATTTGGATGCCGGGGCCGATATCCTCGAAACCAACACCTTCAACGCCACTCAGGTGTCCCAGGCCGACTACGGCATGCAGGCGCTTGCCTACGAACTCAACGTAGAAGGCGCACGCCTGGCCCGCAAGGTGGCCGACGCCAAAACTCTCGAAACCCCGGACAAGCCGCGTTTTGTCGCTGGCGTGCTCGGGCCGACCAGCCGAACCTGCTCGCTGTCGCCGGATGTGAACAATCCCGGCTATCGCAACGTGACCTTCGATGAGCTGGTAGAAAACTACACCGAAGCCACCAAAGGCCTGATCGAAGGCGGCGCCGACCTGATTCTGATCGAGACCATTTTCGACACCCTCAACGCCAAAGCCGCGATCTTTGCCGTACAGGGCGTGTTTGAGACGTTGGGTGTCGAATTGCCGATCATGATCTCCGGGACCATCACCGATGCTTCCGGGCGTACGCTGTCGGGTCAGACCACCGAAGCATTCTGGAACTCCATCAGCCATGCCAAGCCGATTTCGGTCGGTTTGAACTGCGCCCTGGGTGCCCGTGAATTGCGCCCGTATCTCGAAGAGCTGTCGAACAAGGCCGATACCTATGTTTCGGCCCACCCCAACGCGGGGCTGCCCAACGAGTTCGGTGAATACGACGAACTGCCGGCTGAAACTGCCAAGGTCATTGAAGAGTTCGCCCAAAGCGGCTTCCTCAACATTGTGGGCGGCTGCTGCGGCACCACCCCGGGCCATATCGAAGCCATCGCCAAGGCGGTGGCCGGCTATGCCCCGCGCCAGATCCCGGATATCCCGAAAGCCTGCCGCCTGTCCGGTCTTGAGCCGTTCACCATCGATCGCAGCTCACTGTTCGTAAACGTCGGCGAGCGTACCAACATCACCGGTTCGGCCCGCTTCGCCCGGCTGATCCGTGAAGACAATTACACCGAAGCCCTGGAAGTGGCGCTGCAACAGGTTGAAGCCGGTGCGCAGATCATCGACATCAACATGGACGAGGGCATGCTGGACTCGAAGAAGGCGATGGTCACCTTCCTCAACCTGATTGCCGGCGAACCGGATATTTCCCGCGTGCCGATCATGATCGACTCCTCCAAGTGGGAAGTCATCGAAGCGGGCCTCAAGTGCATTCAGGGCAAGGGCATCGTTAACTCGATCAGCATGAAGGAAGGCGTTGAGCAGTTCATTCATCACGCCAAACTGTGCAAGCGCTATGGCGCTGCCGTGGTGGTGATGGCGTTTGACGAAGCCGGCCAGGCCGATACTGAAGCGCGCAAAAAAGAAATCTGCAAACGCTCCTACGACATCCTGGTCAATGAAGTCGGCTTTCCGCCGCAAGACATCATTTTCGACCCGAACATCTTTGCCGTGGCCACCGGTATTGAAGAACACAACAACTACGCCGTGGACTTCATCAACGCCTGCGCCTACATCCGCGACGAGCTGCCGTATGCTCTGACTTCGGGTGGCGTGTCCAACGTGTCCTTCTCGTTCCGTGGCAACAACCCGGTACGTGAAGCCATCCACTCGGTGTTTTTGCTGCACGCGATCCGCAATGGCCTGACCATGGGCATCGTCAACGCCGGCCAGTTGGAGATTTACGACCAGATCCCGGCTGAATTGCGCGACGCCGTGGAAGACGTGGTGCTCAACCGCACCCCGGACGGCACCGATAACCTGCTGGCAATCGCCGACAAGTACAAAGGTGACGGCAGCGTCAAAGAGGCCGAGACCGAAGAGTGGCGTGGCTGGGAAGTCAACAAGCGCCTTGAGCACGCGCTGGTCAAGGGCATCACCACCCATATCGTCGAAGACACCGAAGAGTCGCGCCAGTCGTTCAAGCGTCCGATCGAAGTCATCGAAGGGCCACTGATGTCTGGCATGAACATCGTGGGCGATCTGTTTGGTGCGGGCAAAATGTTCCTGCCTCAGGTGGTGAAATCCGCCCGCGTGATGAAACAGGCAGTGGCGCACCTGATCCCGTTTATCGAACTGGAAAAGGGCGACAAGCCAGAAGCCAAGGGCAAGATCCTGATGGCTACCGTTAAAGGCGATGTGCACGACATCGGCAAGAACATTGTCGGCGTGGTACTGGGCTGTAACGGCTACGACATTGTTGACCTGGGCGTGATGGTGCCGGCAGAAAAAATCCTGCAGGTGGCCAAGGAACAGAAGTGCGACATTATCGGCCTGTCCGGCCTGATTACCCCGTCACTGGATGAAATGGTCCACGTGGCCCGCGAGATGCAGCGTCAGGATTTCCATCTGCCGCTGATGATCGGTGGCGCAACCACGTCCAAGGCTCACACGGCGGTCAAGATCGAGCCCAAGTATCAGAATGATGCCGTGATCTATGTCACCGATGCCTCGCGCGCCGTAGGTGTAGCCACCCAGTTGCTGTCCAAGGAACTGAAGCCCGGTTTCGTCGAGAAAACCCGCCTTGAATACATTGAAGTGCGCGAACGCACCGCTAACCGCAGTGCCCGTACGGAGCGTTTGAGCTACCCAGCAGCAATTGCCAAAAAGCCACAGTTCGACTGGAGCACCTACGAGCCGGTCAAACCGACGTTTACCGGGGCCAAGGTGCTGGACAATATCGACCTCAAAGTGCTGGCCGAGTACATCGACTGGACGCCGTTCTTCATCTCCTGGGACCTGGCGGGCAAGTTCCCGCGCATCCTGACCGACGAAGTGGTCGGCGAAGCTGCCACCGCACTGTATGCCGATGCTCAGGAAATGCTCGCCAAGCTGATCGACGAGAAGCTGATCAGCGCCCGTGCGGTATTTGGCTTCTGGCCGGCCAACCAGGTCAACGATGATGATCTGGAGCTGTACGGCGACGATGGCCAGCCATTGGCAAAACTGCACCACCTGCGCCAGCAAATCATCAAGACCGACGGCAAGCCGAACTTCTCGCTGGCCGATTTTGTCGCGCCCAAAGACAGCGGCGTCACCGACTACGTAGGGGGGTTTATTACCACCGCCGGTATTGGTGCCGAAGAAGTGGCCAAGGCGTATCAGGAAGCGGGCGACGATTACAACTCGATCATGGTCAAGGCGCTGGCAGACCGTCTGGCCGAAGCCTGCGCCGAATGGTTGCATCAACAAGTGCGGACCAAGTACTGGGGGTATGCCAAGGATGAGCAACTGGCCAACGACGAACTGATCAAAGAGCAATACAGCGGCATCCGCCCTGCCCCGGGCTACCCGGCCTGCCCGGACCACACGGAAAAAGGCACCCTGTTCGCCCTGCTGGACCCTGAAGCACAAGAGATGCGCGCAGGCCAGAGCGGTGTTTTCCTGACCGAACACTACGCCATGTTCCCGGCTGCTGCGGTCAGCGGGTGGTACTTTGCTCACCCGCAAGCGCAATACTTTGCCGTGGGCAAGGTCGACAAGGATCAGATTGAAAGTTACACGGCCCGTAAAGGTCAGGACCTGAGCGTGACGGAGCGCTGGCTGGCGCCGAATCTGGGTTACGACAACTAA